In Sorangium aterium, the genomic stretch GAGGCGGCTGCGCTCGCGAGAGAGCGCGTCCTCGGACCAGCCGAGGCAGGAGCGCATCATCAGCGTGAACGGGTCGAAGCGGAGCTCGAACGAGGCGGGCGCGCGGACCATGAGGTCGTCCGGGAGGACGAGGCTGTGGAAGATGCGGACCTTGCACGGGAGCTCGCGCGCGCGCTCGAGCGTGCGCCGGAACGTGATCGGACCGTCGCCGGGGAGGCCGAGGAGGATGTCCACCTCGATGTCCGTGAACGTCGAGAGCTCCTCGATCACCTTCGCGAACTTCGACTCCCTGAAGGGGCGCTGCGTGCCGTCGCCCGTCTCCTTGTTGAGCGGCGGCAGCCGCGCGTCGAGCGAGACGCGCGCGACGCCGCGGAGGAACTCGAGGTGCTCGTCGTGCACGTGCTCCGGATCGATCGATGCCGTCAGCGTCGCCTGCTTGAAGAAGCCGACCTGCTTCTCCGCGGCCACCAGGTTCCGGAACGCCTCCGCGCTCAGGTTGAGCGGGGCGTCGACGATCTGCGCGCCCGGCGCGCCGGCGGCGCGGAGCGCGCTCAGCTCTTCGACGAGGTAGGCCTCGGAGAAGACGCCGCCAGCGTCGCCCGTGGAGACGCCGCACGTCGCGCAGCTCATGGCGCCCCCGCGGCAGATCTCGAGCGGGACGATGCGATCGCTCGGGAGCAGCTTCATCCGGATCGGCGAGGGGAGCTCGTCGGGCGCCACATAGGGCGGTTCGCCTGTCGAGACCCAGCCGCCGGCGGTGGAGACGTGCAGCCCCGGCACAGCGCGCAGCGCGTCGGGAGAGCGCTCGCTCAGCCGGACGATGTTCCGGAACGTGAGCTCGTTGCCGTGCACGAGGGCGTCGATGCAAGCGGTGGCGTCGCGCCAGGGCGCGAGCGCGAACATCGCGGGGCGCGCGAGGGGCCCGCAGAGCGCGATCGTGCGCCCCGGCCGGTTGCGCTGCAGGTGGCGCGCGACCTCGATGAACGTGGGGAACGACCAGACGTGCGCGGCGAGGCCGACCACGTCCGCGTCCACGGTCTCGACCTCCGCGACCCACGCGTCGAGATCCCTCGTCTGCGCGTCGATCACGTGGATCGGCACGCCGGCGAGGTCCGGATCGGCGAGCAAAGAGGCCTCGACACGACGGACTCCATGGCTGGACGGCGCTCCCCCACCGTCCGGCATGGTTGGCTCCATCGCGAGTAGCGCGACGCGGCGTTCGCCAGGCATCCATGGGAGTCTACCAGGGTGTCTCCCCTGTCGGGGAGTCCGTTCGCGCTCTCTGTCTGCTCGCGCTCTTCGCCGCCCTGGTGCCCCCCCGGTGCCCCCGGTTCCTTGCGCCCGGAGTTGCTCCTTCTGCCCGGAGTTGCATCCGGCGCGCAGTCGGGCTTTCATACTGCCCTGGGCGGGAGAGGGGGAACGGAACGTACCGGATCGGCGGACAGCGGCGGACTGTCGGGCTGCGCACTTCGCGGCGTGGTCGTGGGGGTGGCGCACCGCGGCGAGCGCTCCGGTGTGTCCGGGCGATTCGTCACCCCGGGCGCATCACCGAGGTTGGTTGCGCTGCGCTGGCCAGTGGAGGCTCGGGCAGCGTCGAGCGCCCATCCAGTCCTCCCCCAGCATGGGGAAGAGAGGGCGCGCTGCCCTGGCGAGCGACCCCCGCTACTGAAGAAAGCCGAGGGGAGCCATGTGTGGCAAGCACGTGATCCTGGTTGCGGAGGACGACGTTGACACTGCGACGATGCTGGAAGAGCTCCTGACCCTGGAAGGGTACGAGGTCGAGCTGACCGCGACCGCGCGCGCGGTGCTCGATGCGCTCGCGGAGCGGCGCTTCCACGCGGTCCTCCTCGATCTGACGATGCCGGGCATGACGACGGACCGATTCGTCTCCGAGATCGAGGGGCTCGGCACGCCCTCGCCCCTCATGATCTTCTCGGCCCGCCTCCCCCACGAGATGCAGGCGATCGCCGAGCGGCTGCATGCGGCCGCGCTCCTCCCGAAGCCGGTGGACATCGACGTCCTGCTGGGCACCCTCTCGAAGGTGGTGCTCGGCTCGCTCGGCTCGACAGACATCGACCGTTGACGCTGCCCGTTCGGACCACGCCGCGAGCGCCTCGGGCCGTCGTTCCGGCGGACGCCAGGCTGCTGCGCCCCTCGGCGTCGGTGGTAGGATCGCAGCTCATGACGTGGTGGATGGCGACCAAGCCGTGCTGCGCTCACCCTGGCTGGCCGCAGATCGGGTACAGAGCGGCTTCGCCGGAGCGCGACCGTGCTGTAACATCGGGCTCGACCGCCGACGATCGATCCCCGTGATGCGTACGCCCGAACCCGCCTGCCAGAGCTGCCCGGCTCAACCCACGTCGACCTCGCGCCCCTGCATGGCGGCACGAGCGACGCGGGAGCGGGCTCCGCTCCAAGGCGCCTTTGCGGCGCTGATTGCCGGAGAGAGACGTAGAGAGACCTTCATGCGCCCCCTTCCTCGCAGAACGAGCCCGATCAAGCGGAACCCGAGCAGGGATTCAGGGCTTTCCCTGTTTCGCCGTGACGTCAGGCTTTCGCATAGTGGTTGATGCACCGTGCCTGCCACTCCCTTGAAGAGGATCCTCGTTGTCGATGACGATCCGGATATTCGAGAGACCCTCGCCGAGCTCCTGCAGGAGGAGGGGTACGCCGTCGCGTCGGCGGCGCACGGCGGCGAGGCGCTCAGCGCGCTGAGAACGGATCCGAGACCCGGGCTCATCCTGCTCGATCTCATGATGCCGATCATGGATGGCTGGCAGTTCAGGGCGGAGCAGAAGAAGGATCCGGAGCTCGCCGCGATCCCGGTGGTGATCATCTCGGCGACGGGCCGCGACGAGTTCGTGTCCTCGCTCGGCGCAGCGCAGTTCCTCAAGAAGCCGATCAACCTCGAGCAGCTGCTCGCCGCGGTCGAACAGCACTGCCGGTGACGGCGCGCCTGTTCGTCTACGGCACGCTGATGCGCGGCGAGCGCGCGCACGCGCTGCTCGGGCGCGCGCGTTGCCTCGGGGACGCGCGCACCGCCCCGTCGTTCGAGCTCGCCGATCTCGGCGCCTACCCGGCGCTCGTGCGCGGGGGCTCGGTCGCGGTCCTCGGGGAGCTGTACGAGCCGGACCCGGAGGCGCTGCCCTCGCTCGACCTCTACGAGGACTGCCCCGACGTCTTCAGGCGTGAGCCGATCGAACTCCACGGGGGCGCGCTCTGCGAGGCCTACCTGATGCCCGCCGGGCAGGCGATGGGGTGGCCTCGGATCGCCTCCGGGGACTGGCGGACACGGCGGCGATGAGCGCGTCAGCCGGGGCCGGAGCGGCGCGCTGGCCGCACCCCGGGTGGAGCGGCCGGGTCGATCTCGGGCGCCGTCCTGTCCTCGACGACGAGCAGCAGGGCCGGGAGCTCGCCCTCGTCGGCCTGGAGCCGGAAGGCTGAGAACGAGAGCGTCCTGCGGCCGGCGTGCGCGAGCACGGCCTCGAGGTGGAAGTCGACGAGCGCGGCGCGGCGGTGGAGCACGTCCCGGAGCTGCTGCTCCAGCTGCGGGGTGTTCCATCCGGCATCGATGGCCGAGAGCGATCGTCCCTCGATGTCGCCGAGAGGGACCATGAACTGCTCGCAGTAGCGCCGGGTGACCGCCCGGATCCGGAGCTCCCCGTCGAGCAGGAGGAACGGATGGCGCAGCACCTCGAAGACGGCGGAGAGGCCGTCGCGCGCGCCCGCGAGCTCGCGCGCGGCGCTCCTCGGCGCCTCGCTCTCCAGCCAGCAGATCACCGCGCCGTCGACCTCGTCGTCGGTGGTCCGGGAGGGGCGCGCCCGCATGAGATAGCAGCGCCCGTCGCGGTCCTCGACGTGCCGTTCGACGGTGCTCCTCTTGCCGAGCACCTCGGCGACGACGGGCGCGATGTCGGCCACGCTCCTCGACTTCACCTCGAGGATGGATCTGCCCACGTCGCTCGCGGCGAGGCCGAGCAGCTTGTCGGCGGCGCCGGCGACGCGGCGGATCCGCAGGTCCGCGTCGACCATCAGCATCGGGATGTTCATGTCGCCGAGGAGCTTGCGCAGCTCGTCGTTGGCGAGGCCGAGCGCGACGTTGCTGCTGCGGAGCTCCTCGTTGATGGTCGTGAGCTCCTGGTTCGCCGACTGGAGCTCGTCGTGGGCGCCCTCGAGCGCGTCGTTCACCCTCTGCAGCTCGTCGTTGCTCGCGAGGAGCTCGTCGTTCGTGCACAGGAGCTCTTCGTTCGTCGCCTCGAGCTCATCGATGAGCGACTGGAGGTACTCCCTCGTGGTCACGAGCTCCCTGCGGAGCTGGACGATCTCCAGATCCTTCTGGGCGTCGCTCGGGGCCGGGTCGCTGCCCGGCCGGTCCAGCCTCGCGGCGCCCGACTCGGAGAAGGTGACGAGGAAGCAGCGCCCTTGCGGGAGCCGCACCTTGAGCGGCCAGACCTCGACGTCGACGTCCCGGATCTTCTCGTCCTGCCTGACCTTGATCTGCTCCCTGCGGGCCATCG encodes the following:
- a CDS encoding B12-binding domain-containing radical SAM protein, with translation MPDGGGAPSSHGVRRVEASLLADPDLAGVPIHVIDAQTRDLDAWVAEVETVDADVVGLAAHVWSFPTFIEVARHLQRNRPGRTIALCGPLARPAMFALAPWRDATACIDALVHGNELTFRNIVRLSERSPDALRAVPGLHVSTAGGWVSTGEPPYVAPDELPSPIRMKLLPSDRIVPLEICRGGAMSCATCGVSTGDAGGVFSEAYLVEELSALRAAGAPGAQIVDAPLNLSAEAFRNLVAAEKQVGFFKQATLTASIDPEHVHDEHLEFLRGVARVSLDARLPPLNKETGDGTQRPFRESKFAKVIEELSTFTDIEVDILLGLPGDGPITFRRTLERARELPCKVRIFHSLVLPDDLMVRAPASFELRFDPFTLMMRSCLGWSEDALSRERSRLIEMAYREGGEITPDMWSFPGPREMRRPAMPLGSGVVPPGAEIRVEGATTLAPAGQDLQRVLELGIKEATSGGWTFVEASARPGEIVVIMKTRDGALVVEMRPASPTENAYKVVDGVAFGYRSPRGVKMSDGALRLLDRVLQRLHAPARTALGLSTQDGGPGSARVRRFRATPS
- a CDS encoding response regulator translates to MCGKHVILVAEDDVDTATMLEELLTLEGYEVELTATARAVLDALAERRFHAVLLDLTMPGMTTDRFVSEIEGLGTPSPLMIFSARLPHEMQAIAERLHAAALLPKPVDIDVLLGTLSKVVLGSLGSTDIDR
- a CDS encoding response regulator — translated: MPATPLKRILVVDDDPDIRETLAELLQEEGYAVASAAHGGEALSALRTDPRPGLILLDLMMPIMDGWQFRAEQKKDPELAAIPVVIISATGRDEFVSSLGAAQFLKKPINLEQLLAAVEQHCR
- a CDS encoding gamma-glutamylcyclotransferase family protein, with product MTARLFVYGTLMRGERAHALLGRARCLGDARTAPSFELADLGAYPALVRGGSVAVLGELYEPDPEALPSLDLYEDCPDVFRREPIELHGGALCEAYLMPAGQAMGWPRIASGDWRTRRR